The proteins below come from a single Etheostoma spectabile isolate EspeVRDwgs_2016 chromosome 4, UIUC_Espe_1.0, whole genome shotgun sequence genomic window:
- the gpx1b gene encoding glutathione peroxidase 1b: MARMAKFYDLTAKLLSGETFNFSSLQGKVVLIENVASLUGTTTRDYTQMNELHERYTAKGLVILGVPCNQFGHQENCKNEEILMSLKYIRPGNGFEPKFQLLEKVDVNGKDAHPLFVFLREKLPFPSDEPAALMNDPKCIIWSPVCRNDVAWNFEKFLIGPDGEPFKRYSRRFLTSDIEGDIKKLLSQAN; the protein is encoded by the exons ATGGCAAGAATGGCCAAATTTTACGACCTGACGGCAAAACTATTGTCAGGAGAAACGTTTAATTTCTCCTCACTGCAGGGCAAAGTTGTCCTCATTGAGAATGTCGCGTCTCTCTGAGGTACGACCACCAGGGATTACACCCAGATGAACGAGCTTCATGAGCGCTACACCGCCAAAGGGCTCGTTATCCTGGGAGTGCCCTGCAACCAGTTCGGCCATCAG GAGAATTGCAAGAATGAAGAAATCCTCATGTCTCTGAAGTACATCCGTCCTGGAAATGGCTTTGAGCCAAAGTTTCAGCTCCTGGAGAAAGTGGATGTGAATGGGAAAGATGCCCATCCCCTGTTTGTGTTCCTGAGGGAGAAGCTCCCATTCCCCAGCGATGAGCCAGCCGCCCTGATGAATGACCCCAAGTGTATCATATGGAGCCCGGTCTGCAGGAACGACGTGGCGTGGAACTTTGAGAAGTTCCTCATCGGGCCGGATGGAGAGCCGTTCAAGCGCTACAGCAGGAGGTTCCTCACCAGCGACATTGAGGGAGACATCAAGAAGCTCCTCAGCCAGGCCAACTGA